Genomic segment of Macellibacteroides fermentans:
CGTGGAATAGCTGGAAAAGCTCAGGTTATGCCTAAATGGGCAATGGGTTTCTGGCAAAGCAGGGAACGCTATAAAACTCAGGATGAATTGCTTGATGCTCTTAAGGAATTACGTCGCAGAGAAATTCCGGTAGATAATATGGTTGTTGACTGGAGTTATTGGCCACAAGAATCATGGGGTAGCCACGAGTTTGATGCAGCCAGGTTTCCTGATCCAAAAGGTATGGTGGATAATGCGCATGCATTAAATGCAAAAGTGATGATTTCTGTTTGGCCTAAATTTTATGAAACAACAGAGCATTACAAAGAATTTGATAAAAAAGGCTGGATGTATCAACGTGCTGTAAAAGACAGTATAAAAGATTGGATTGGTCAGGGTTATGTAGGTTCGTTTTACGATGCTTACAGTGAAGGAGCCCGCGATCTGTTTTGGAAACAAATGGAGGAGCACCTCTATTCTAAAGGATTTGATGCTTGGTGGATGGATGCCTCTGAACCGGATATTCTTTCCAATGCGAGTATAGAGTATCGTAAGGAGTTGATGACACCAACGGCCATGGGCCCGTCTGCCAAATATTTTAATACGTATGCGCTTATGAATGCGATGGCGATATATAAAGGACAACGGTCGGTCGATAATAATAAACGTGTGTTCTTGTTAACCCGTTCTGGTTTTGCCGGATTACAAAAGTATGGTGCGGCTACCTGGAGTGGAGATATTGGTACACGATGGGAAGATTTCAAAGCTCAGATTTCTGCCGGATTAAATCATTCTCTTTCCGGTAATCCGTATTGGACCATGGATATTGGTGGTTTCTGTGTTGAGAAGCGTTATGAAAGGGCGAAAGAGGGTTCGGAGGATATTAAAGAATGGCGTGAATTAAACAGCCGTTGGACACAATTTGGCGCCTTTGCTCCATTATTCCGTACACATGGTCAGTTCCCATATAGAGAAGTGTATAATATTGCTCCGGCAACCGATCCAGCCTACAAGAGCATTGTCTACTACGACAGATTGCGTTATCGCCTTATGCCTTACATTTATACAATGGCCGGAGAAGTATATTTGAACGATTACACAATCATGCGTCCGATGGTGATGGATTTTGGTTCCGACGCTAAAGTAAACGATCTGGGTGATCAGTATATGTTTGGTCCAAGTTTTCTTGTTTGTCCGGTTTACACCTATAAAGCCCGTTCCCGCGAAGTTTATTTCCCTCAGAATAGCGGATGGTACGATTTTTATAATGGAAATTATACTGCAGGCGGTCAAAATAAGATGGTTGATGCACCTTACGAGCGGATGCCCTTGTTTGTAAAGGAAGGATCTATCGTCCCCATTGGTGAGCCGATTCAATATGCATCCGAAAAACCTGCAGCTCCAATTACGATTTATGTTTACACAGGTAAGAATGCATCGTTTACTTTGTATGAAGATGAAGGTACAAATTATAATTACGAAAAGGGACAGTATACAACAATTCCTTTCGTATACGATGATAAATCTAAAGAATTAACCATTGGCGAACGAAAAGGAGACTTTGACGGCATGGTGAAAGAGCGTACATTCCATATTGTATTTGTTGGGAAGGATACACCGAAAGGATTTGACACAAATCCGGTTCCCGATAAAACGGTACAGTATAATGGAACACAACTGAAAATTAACAGATGAAATAATAACCACTACTGATTTTTTTTTGAAGACTAAGGTTAACAAATTTTGAGTAAACACTAATGATGACTGCAGCCTATGCGATATAGGTTGCAGTCTTTTTTTGATACACTTTATTTTATTTATACCTTTACGCAATTTTAGTTTTATACATAAAAGGAAATAATTAAATAATGAAAATAGAAGAAAATTACTCTTTGGAGAGACATAATACATTTCATTTAAATGTTAAGACGCGTTGGTTCATGGAGTACAATAATGAAGAAGAGTTAGTTCGAATTTTGAAAGACGAATATGTTTCTTCATTCGAGAAAGTACACATTGGCTCCGGAAGTAATTTATTGTTCCTCCATGATTATAGGGGTGTTGTTATGCACTCTGCCATAAAGGGGATGGCAATCGTTGAAGAAGATGATGAAAATGTTTCAATAAGAGTGGGTGCTGGTGAACTGTGGGATGATTTAGTTGCTTTTGCTGTTAAGAACGGATGGGGAGGCATTGAAAATTTGTCTCTTATTCCGGGTGAAGTAGGAGCAGCCGCCATACAGAATATCGGAGCCTATGGGGCCGAATTCAAAGACGTTGTTCAGGCGGTTGAAACTGTAGAGATAGAAACGGCTTCTAAACGGATTTTCCCAATTGAAGATTGTAAATATGGTTACAGATCAAGTGTATTTAAAAATGAATTGAATGACAAATATATTGTCACCTATGTGATTGTCCGCTTAAATAAACACCCCCGGATAGCTATAGAGTATGCCGATCTTAAAGCCGAACTGGCAGCCTGCAACGAAATTAATCTGGCAGCAGTTAGAAAAGCTGTAATTGATGTTAGAACAAGAAAGCTTCCCGATCCCGAAACAATGGGTAATGCCGGAAGTTTCTTCATGAATCCAACTATTTCGGAGCGTCATTATAATCTTTTAAAGGAGCAATATCCTTCTATGCCATCCTATCCTTTGTCGGACGGGCGGGTAAAAGTTCCGGCAGCTTGGCTGATTGAGCAGTGTGGTTTTAAAGGAAAAGCATTCGGCCAGGCAGGAGTGTATGAACACCAGGCTTTGGTGTTAGTCAACCTTGGCGGTGCAGAAGGAACAGAGATTGCACTATTGGCAGAAACGATACGGGAAACTGTTTCCCAACGATTTGGTATTCAGATAGAACCTGAAGTAAAATATATATCTTGAGATGATGAAAATTACTTTCTTAGGAACAGGTACTTCTACAGGAAATCCTGAGATTGGATGTACATGCGAGGTTTGTACAAGTAAAGATCCGCGTGACTGGCGCTTAAGAGCTTCGGCTTTTGTGGAAATAGACGGCAAGCATTTGTTGATAGATTGCGGACCGGATTTCCGTTTGCAGATGCTTACACACTCAATTACCCGACTCGATGGCGTTCTGGTTACCCACGAGCATTACGATCATGTTGGTGGCTTGGACGATTTGCGTCCGTTTTGCAGAGACAAAGGGGTTGATATTTATGCTGAAGACAATGTTGCTGAAGCCATTATTACCCGGATGCCTTATGCTTTCAGGGAGTTTAAATATCCCGGAGTTCCAAACCTCGAATTGATTCGAATATCCGAGCAACCCTTCGATGCGGCTGGCATCAAGGTTATTCCTATAAGAATACTGCATGGTAAATTGCCTATTTTAGGATATAGAATTGGAAATTTTGCCTATTTGACTGATCTGAAATATATATCAGATGATGAAATAATGAAGCTAAGAGGATTGGATGTCCTTGTTATTGATGCTTTGCGAAAAGGACATCATCCCTCACACGAGGGGCTTGAAGAGGCATTACAGAATATCGAAAAGATTCGTCCTAAAACTGCATACCTGATACACATGAGTCACCGGATTGGTTTGCATGAATTTATTGAGAAAGAACTTCCCGCAAACGTTCATTATGCTTATGATGGATTGACGATTACCTGCTGACAGAGTCTGGTTGAACAAGGCAAGCTGTAAAGTAAATTCGTTCAGCATCTTTCGATAATTGAGGTAAAAAATTATGATTCGGATAAAAAGATTTTAACCTTCGAACGACCGAATCTGCCATTATCGGATATATGCTATCCAGTTGTGCATTATAGGGGATACCAGAAAAGCAACATAGCTTCCCATCGCTGCTAAACAGGTCGGCATAAACCCATCCGTTGCCTAAACCCATCCGTATGGAGTCGTTTATCTGAACAGAAATATCCAGCGACGGAGCCGGAATCAATAGATTTAACGGAGCATTTCGATCCATCAGTTTCTTTTGGGACAAAATTCTGTCCGACAGGGCCGTCTGACCTATCTTTTGTTGGAGACAAATCTCATCCAGGAGCTTTTTGCTAAAGCTTGCAGCCCAAACACCTTGATTGTAATAAGTAACAAAAAAACGATTGCCAGGTAAGGCATAAAAAGTAAATTCGGCCTTGTCTATCAACGTCCTTTTGGGATCGAAACTGCTGAAATAGGGATGTAAAATATTATCGGCAATTTGATAAGCTTGTTCTAATGTTGCATTAGCATAAATCACCTCTCCTTGCTCGTGATAAGATATGAGATAAAATGGAATACCCGGATTTTTGTCTATAATCTTAGCAAAAACAGGGGGGAGATGCGGGGCAAATAATTTCTTTGTATAATCGTCTGAAAGAATGATTTTGGAAAGCATGGATGGTCGATTAATACATAGAAGTGCATTCGGATTAGGGGCAACCACCGAGAACAGGTCGCTTTGCACGGTAATTTTCTTTTCATCAATTGAAAAGAAGAAAAACCAAGTAGCCAGAATAGCTCCAATAATAGATACAAGAGCAATTATAATCTCATTGCGGTATTCTTTCATTTTCCAGATAATAATAGCAAATATAACTAATTATCTGGTAACCTGAGACAAACTAAAGGAAAAAGATTAAAGTTGAACGGAACAACAGGTCATCACAATTTCTTTGAAAAGAAATATTTGCACCATTGTTTTATACCGCATTCTTCACATTTGGGCTTACGTGCAAGACAAACGTATCTGCCGTGAAGAATAAGCCAATGATGTGCTTTAGGAATAAGGTGTTCAGGAATATGCTTTACCAACTCTTTTTCTGTTTCAAGAGGTGTTTTACTGTTATTGGTAAGTCCAATCCGGTTTGAAACCCGGAACACATGGGTATCAACCGCCATGGCAGGCTTGTTATAGACGACAGATGCTATCACATTGGCTGTTTTCCGCCCTACACCGGGAAGTTTTTGTAGCTCATCTACGTCGGACGGTACCTCGCTGTTAAATTCTGAAACGAGTTTTTGAGCCATCCCAACCAGATGTTTTGATTTATTATTGGGATATGATACGCTGCGGATATATTCAAAAACAACTTCAGGAGTTGAAACTGCTAATACTTCGGGGGTGGGGAATGCTTCAAAAAGGGCCGGAGTGATCTGATTTACCCTTTTATCCGTGCATTGTGCGGAAAGAATTACTGCTATAAGGAGTTGATACGGATTCTTATAATGTAATTCAGATTCCGCAACCGGCATATTTTTACTAAACCAGTCAACTATTCCCTTATAACGTTCTTCTTTTCGCATGCAACTATATAAGATAACAGTCTTTTAACCCGTGTGTTTCCCCCGGGTGTGTTAATCCCGGGGGTGGTAAAAAAGACTAGGTTATCAACTTAATTGGCAGACTCAAACTGTTTCAGGAAACGTACATCGTTTTCTGAGAACATGCGTAAGTCTTTTACTTGGTATTTCAAATTTGTAATACGCTCGATACCCATACCGAGTGCATATCCGGAATAAACAGAACTGTCTATTCCACAGTTTTCCAAAACATTGGGATCCACCATTCCACATCCCAAAATTTCTACCCAACCTGTATGTTTACAGAACGGACATCCTTTTCCTCCGCAAAGGTTACATGATATATCCATTTCTGCAGATGGTTCAGTAAATGGGAAGTAGGAAGGGCGTAAACGAATTTTGGTATCTGGTCCGAACATCTCTTTTGCAAAGAAAAGCAAAGCTTGCTTCAAATCGGCAAAGGATACATTCTTATCAACATACAACGCTTCAACCTGGTGGAAGAAACAGTGTGCGCGATACGAAATAGCTTCATTACGATAAACACGTCCGGGACAGATTATACGGATTGGAGGCTCCTGGTTCTCCATCACGCGAGTTTGTACGGAAGAAGTATGAGTTCTTAACAATACATCCGGATTGTGTTGAATAAAAAAGGTGTCCTGCATATCTCTGGCAGGATGATCTTCTGCAAAATTAAGAGAAGAGAATACGTGCCAATCGTCTTCAATTTCAGGTCCTTCAGCGATACTAAAGCCTAAACGGCCAAATATATCGCAAATTTCCTTCTTGACAATAGACAGAGGATGTCGCGTACCTAGTTGTACAGGATAAGCTGTACGTGTTAGATCAATATCATTGTTGGTAGTCTGAATATTCTCGAAAGCCTCTTTCAGATCATTAATTTTCTGTTGAGTTGTTTCTTTCAGTACATTCAGGAACTGTCCGACTTCTCTTTTTTGATCAGCTGCTACGTTACGAAAATCATTAAAAAGAAGAGATACTTCTCCTTTTTTACTTAAATATTTAATTCGTAAAGCTTCCAGTTCTTCGGCATTTGCCGCTTTCATATCCTCTACTTCCTGAAGCAGAGCCTTTATCCTATCGATCATTGCAAATCTCCTTTATTTTACAGCTTGCAAAGTTAACTTTTCTTTTTACATTGACAATGTTAATAAAAGATTATTCTCTATTATCAGTAAGAAACCCGGATAAAATTTTTTTTCAATAAAAATATAGAACTAATAATTCAGCTTAAATCAAACAAATATTTACATTTGTGTTTGTTAATCTAAATCGCTATTGATATGAAACGAAACGCGCTGTTGCATCAACTGGTTACTCATGAAAATACCTTCGACTTTATTGTTATCGGTGGGGGAGCTACTGGTTTAGGAATTGCTTTGGATGCGATAACCCGTGGGGCAAGTGTCGCATTGTTTGAACAAGACGATTTTACCAAAGGAACATCCAGTCGAAGTACAAAGTTAGTTCATGGCGGAGTTCGTTATTTGGCTCAGGGAGATGTCTCATTGGTTCTCGAAGCTCTTCGAGAACGGGGATTACTAAGGAAAAATGCTTCACATTTGGTGAAGAATCAATCTTTTTTGATTCCATGTTATCGTTGGTGGGAAGGTGCTTTTTATACAATCGGACTGATATTATATGATTTAATGGCTGCAAACCTGGGATTCGGCCGTTCTTTTTGTATTGGTCCGAAGCGGGCCGTCAAAACAATTCCTATGTTACGCAAAAAGGGAATGAAAGCCGGAGTAATATATCAC
This window contains:
- the pheS gene encoding phenylalanine--tRNA ligase subunit alpha, with product MIDRIKALLQEVEDMKAANAEELEALRIKYLSKKGEVSLLFNDFRNVAADQKREVGQFLNVLKETTQQKINDLKEAFENIQTTNNDIDLTRTAYPVQLGTRHPLSIVKKEICDIFGRLGFSIAEGPEIEDDWHVFSSLNFAEDHPARDMQDTFFIQHNPDVLLRTHTSSVQTRVMENQEPPIRIICPGRVYRNEAISYRAHCFFHQVEALYVDKNVSFADLKQALLFFAKEMFGPDTKIRLRPSYFPFTEPSAEMDISCNLCGGKGCPFCKHTGWVEILGCGMVDPNVLENCGIDSSVYSGYALGMGIERITNLKYQVKDLRMFSENDVRFLKQFESAN
- the murB gene encoding UDP-N-acetylmuramate dehydrogenase, coding for MKIEENYSLERHNTFHLNVKTRWFMEYNNEEELVRILKDEYVSSFEKVHIGSGSNLLFLHDYRGVVMHSAIKGMAIVEEDDENVSIRVGAGELWDDLVAFAVKNGWGGIENLSLIPGEVGAAAIQNIGAYGAEFKDVVQAVETVEIETASKRIFPIEDCKYGYRSSVFKNELNDKYIVTYVIVRLNKHPRIAIEYADLKAELAACNEINLAAVRKAVIDVRTRKLPDPETMGNAGSFFMNPTISERHYNLLKEQYPSMPSYPLSDGRVKVPAAWLIEQCGFKGKAFGQAGVYEHQALVLVNLGGAEGTEIALLAETIRETVSQRFGIQIEPEVKYIS
- a CDS encoding MBL fold metallo-hydrolase translates to MKITFLGTGTSTGNPEIGCTCEVCTSKDPRDWRLRASAFVEIDGKHLLIDCGPDFRLQMLTHSITRLDGVLVTHEHYDHVGGLDDLRPFCRDKGVDIYAEDNVAEAIITRMPYAFREFKYPGVPNLELIRISEQPFDAAGIKVIPIRILHGKLPILGYRIGNFAYLTDLKYISDDEIMKLRGLDVLVIDALRKGHHPSHEGLEEALQNIEKIRPKTAYLIHMSHRIGLHEFIEKELPANVHYAYDGLTITC
- the nth gene encoding endonuclease III, yielding MRKEERYKGIVDWFSKNMPVAESELHYKNPYQLLIAVILSAQCTDKRVNQITPALFEAFPTPEVLAVSTPEVVFEYIRSVSYPNNKSKHLVGMAQKLVSEFNSEVPSDVDELQKLPGVGRKTANVIASVVYNKPAMAVDTHVFRVSNRIGLTNNSKTPLETEKELVKHIPEHLIPKAHHWLILHGRYVCLARKPKCEECGIKQWCKYFFSKKL
- a CDS encoding TIM-barrel domain-containing protein, producing the protein MFKKLLCFALLSLILFSCSSSYEKVVDGVIIHLNKTDGNARLLKLTVVNDKVIRVSATAADTFSTAKSLVVDELPVFNDWKLVEKDGKVVIETASLRAFADLKTGEVEFKDLDGNTILQENKGGGKTFIPVEIEGTKGYNIRQVFESPNDEAFYGLGQHQADEFNYKGKNEILFQYNTKVSIPVIVSNKNYGIFWDNYSVTKFGDPRDYAQLSDLKLFDKDGNEGGLTATYMVNGDANNVFVSRIENTIDYENLTTVKKFPADFPFYNSKITWEGEIQSDDSGVHRFLLYYAGYTKIWIDGQLMAAKWRTAWNPSVAKFGVSMEAGKKYHIKLEWLPDGGVSYIGLKFLSPVDPSEQNKLSLSSEIGDQIEYYFIKGDSMDDVMKGYRGIAGKAQVMPKWAMGFWQSRERYKTQDELLDALKELRRREIPVDNMVVDWSYWPQESWGSHEFDAARFPDPKGMVDNAHALNAKVMISVWPKFYETTEHYKEFDKKGWMYQRAVKDSIKDWIGQGYVGSFYDAYSEGARDLFWKQMEEHLYSKGFDAWWMDASEPDILSNASIEYRKELMTPTAMGPSAKYFNTYALMNAMAIYKGQRSVDNNKRVFLLTRSGFAGLQKYGAATWSGDIGTRWEDFKAQISAGLNHSLSGNPYWTMDIGGFCVEKRYERAKEGSEDIKEWRELNSRWTQFGAFAPLFRTHGQFPYREVYNIAPATDPAYKSIVYYDRLRYRLMPYIYTMAGEVYLNDYTIMRPMVMDFGSDAKVNDLGDQYMFGPSFLVCPVYTYKARSREVYFPQNSGWYDFYNGNYTAGGQNKMVDAPYERMPLFVKEGSIVPIGEPIQYASEKPAAPITIYVYTGKNASFTLYEDEGTNYNYEKGQYTTIPFVYDDKSKELTIGERKGDFDGMVKERTFHIVFVGKDTPKGFDTNPVPDKTVQYNGTQLKINR